Proteins encoded together in one Chelonoidis abingdonii isolate Lonesome George chromosome 1, CheloAbing_2.0, whole genome shotgun sequence window:
- the LOC116835617 gene encoding perilipin-3-like yields the protein MASNGKDTTIASPEHGEEEQQNVLRRVASLPLVNSAYDLAATAYASTKESHPYVRSICDMAEKGVTSITNAAVSSTQPVVTKLEPEATTAEEGVSEVPDKVEENLPVLQQTADEPTSETQELASPRLTDVKETMIRVVDMTKEAVQDSMKTTKSVVTDSMSTVVESRMGQLAISGMEAVLEKSEELLDHYLPMTEDELAELAESVEGTEVSSSQPQEHRSYFVRLGSLSTKLRQRAYRYSLNKMRHTSQSIREALCQLHETMGLIEYLKQGVSLQEVQEKFHHIWLSWNREQPKSSDLKDLAKPEMESETLAISRSIIQQLQDACWMLVSSIQGLPTSFQDKVKQMYRNMEELHASFSTAHSFQDLSSSLVTQSQEMVTKAQEYVDELMTYMMENTPLSWVVGPFIPSGKVSADAIEPQNQENEAEEASKSKEAL from the exons ATGGCTTCTAATGGAAAAGACACAACTATAGCATCACCAGAGCATGGGGAGGAAGAGCAACAG AATGTCTTGAGGAGGGTGGCCAGTCTACCTTTAGTCAACTCTGCCTATGATCTGGCTGCCACTGCCTATGCTTCCACCAAGGAGAGCCATCCCTATGTGAGGTCCATCTGTGACATGGCAGAGAAGGGAGTGACCTCCATTACCAATGCTGCAGTTAGCAGCACACAGCCAGTTGTAACTAAACTTGAACCTGAGG CGACAACAGCAGAGGAGGGTGTTTCTGAAGTACCTGACAAAGTGGAGGAGAATCTGCCAGTCCTTCAACAGACTGCTGATGAG CCTACATCTGAGACACAGGAGCTGGCCTCTCCCAGACTGACAGATGTCAAGGAGACCATGATCAGAGTGGTAGATATGACCAAAGAGGCTGTGCAGGACAGTATGAAGACCACCAAATCAGTGGTAACTGACAGCATGAGCACAGTTGTGGAATCAAGAATGGGCCAACTGGCCATAAGTGGAatggaagcagtgctggagaaATCTGAAGAGCTCTTGGATCACTATCTGCCCATGACAGAGGATGAACTAG CTGAACTTGCTGAATCTGTGGAAGGGACTGAAGTGTCTTCATCACAACCACAAGAGCATCGGAGTTACTTCGTGCGTTTAGGTTCCCTGTCAACCAAACTTCGCCAACGTGCCTACCGCTACTCCCTGAACAAGATGAGACATACCAGTCAAAGCATCAGAGAGGCTCTTTGCCAGCTTCATGAAACCATGGGACTG ATTGAATACCTTAAGCAAGGTGTGTCTCTTCAAGAAGTCCAGGAGAAGTTCCATCACATATGGCTGAGCTGGAATAGAGAGCAGCCAAAAAGCAGTGACCTCAAGGATTTGGCAAAACCAGAG ATGGAGTCTGAGACTTTGGCCATATCCCGCAGCATTatccagcagctgcaggatgCCTGCTGGATGCTAGTATCCAGCATTCAAGGTCTCCCCACCAGCTTTCAGGATAAGGTGAAGCAGATGTATCGCAACATGGAAGAGCTTCATGCATCCTTCTCCACTGCCCACTCCTTCCAGGATCTCTCCAGCAGCCTCGTAACCCAGAGCCAGGAGATGGTGACCAAGGCCCAGGAATATGTAGATGAGCTGATGACATACATGATGGAGAATACTCCTCTGTCTTGGGTGGTGGGACCATTCATCCCATCTGGTAAGGTGTCGGCAGATGCCATTGAACCACAAAACCAAGAAAATGAGGCTGAGGAAGCCTCCAAGTCTAAGGAGGCCCTGTGA